The Rana temporaria chromosome 4, aRanTem1.1, whole genome shotgun sequence genome contains a region encoding:
- the LOC120935784 gene encoding latent-transforming growth factor beta-binding protein 1-like, with amino-acid sequence MSGLKFAPPRNLSKFQTFMDVHKFSRKLSIKRHFLTNPINEGPQCASEYRHSNLSNASLFNPGTLPASIRVFRDVVLKDLDKMKIRKARLNKALETGLDSLCSNKSLVIRPADKGGGIVVLDRCDYVAEMHRIVDDDATYTPLSRDPVVKYKRDLEVLVDQGLQKGILNKKESLFLVPVAPHFDECQTKNGGCHPSATCTNTPGSYNCTCLNGFTGNGIDCWDIDECQESRNNCSHYSKCTNTAGSYQCACLIGFQGNGINCTDMNECSDGHICGNNSQCDNTIGSYLCFCHFGYTFAQGTCRDLDECINQTICHDNATCINTDGSFQCICNSGYSGNGSHCEDIDECNLEHSVCPKNSTCFNSLGSYKCQCWDGYNNNGSACIDIDECLDPISCHHFSSCFNSPGSYSCICGIGYTGNGSYCEDIDECMQYHQPSICHNNSYCINTVGSYLCHCDSGFHYTKGVCVDIDECDLGISTCDMHYKCINTVGSYSCECDVGFTNSSESCIDIDECLYNYTECHEKASCYNALGTYVCICLYGFTGDGKTCQDIDECLGISACSDHMVCANSPGSYHCSCDKGYKTQGNTCVDINECLNKTLFCDTTAICVNLPGSYYCTCPPGYNQKDSSCIDVDECSTVGSYCAKQAVCVNSPGSYFCSCVEGFLSSGDICSDINECMVGNEGCHSHAICRNTIGSFSCECKPGFHGDGHQCDDIDECATANICQENSDCVNLLGSYECRSNRSQSSLLNSGSGVCFYSYIYKSLLITNQISRYLYIA; translated from the exons ATGAGCGGTTTGAAGTTTGCACCTCCGAGAAATCTGAGCAAATTTCAAACCTTTATGGATGTTCATAAGTTCTCTAGAAAATTGAGTATTAAGAGACACTTCTTAACGAATCCTATTAATGAGGGGCCTCAGTGTGCTTCAGAATATAGGCATTCTAATCTGTCCAACGCTTCTTTGTTCAATCCCGGGACCCTACCTGCTAGCATTAGGGTCTTTAGGGACGTTGTACTTAAGGACTTGGATAAAATGAAGATTAGGAAGGCTAGATTGAACAAAGCTCTCGAGACAGGACTAGATTCGTTGTGTTCCAACAAATCACTTGTCATCAGGCCGGCCGATAAGGGAGGTGGCATCGTCGTCCTAGACAGATGCGACTATGTTGCAGAGATGCATCGCATCGTGGACGACGATGCCACCTACACCCCTTTAAGCCGTGACCCAGTCGTCAAATACAAACGCGACCTGGAGGTCTTAGTAGATCAGGGCCTCCAGAAAGggattttaaacaaaaaggagagTCTGTTCCTGGTGCCGGTGGCCCCCC ACTTTGATGAATGCCAGACAAAAAATGGAGGATGCCACCCATCAGCTACCTGCACAAACACGCCTGGAAGTTACAACTGCACGTGTCTGAATGGATTCACAGGAAACGGCATTGACTGCTGGGACATTGATGAATGCCAAGAAAGTAGAAACAACTGTAGTCATTATTCGAAGTGTACCAACACTGCAGGATCCTATCAGTGTGCTTGTCTTATCGGTTTCCAAGGCAATGGAATCAACTGCACCGATATGAACGAATGCTCAGATGGTCATATTTGCGGTAACAACTCCCAATGTGACAACACCATTGGCTCTTATTTATGCTTTTGCCACTTTGGATATACATTTGCTCAAGGCACCTGTAGAGACTTAGATGAGTGCATTAATCAGACTATATGCCACGATAATGCCACCTGCATTAACACAGATGGGTCTTTTCAATGTATTTGCAATAGTGGATATTCCGGGAATGGCAGCCATTGTGAAGACATTGATGAGTGCAACTTAGAACATTCAGTGTGTCCAAAGAATTCCACCTGCTTCAATAGCCTTGGATCTTATAAATGCCAGTGCTGGGATGGTTATAATAATAATGGATCAGCATGCATAGACATTGATGAATGCTTGGATCCCATCAGTTGCCATCATTTCAGCTCATGTTTTAATAGCCCTGGCTCATATTCTTGTATCTGTGGTATTGGTTATACAGGAAATGGCTCCTATTGTGAAGATATAGATGAATGCATGCAGTACCACCAACCAAGCATCTGCCATAATAACTCATACTGTATCAACACAGTTGGCTCATATCTATGTCATTGTGACTCTGGTTTTCATTATACCAAAGGTGTTTGCGTAGATATTGATGAATGTGACTTAGGCATATCAACCTGTGATATGCACTACAAATGTATCAATACCGTTGGGTCTTACAGTTGTGAGTGTGATGTAGGGTTCACCAACAGCAGTGAAAGTTGCATCGACATTGATGAGTGTCTGTATAATTACACAGAGTGCCATGAAAAGGCTTCTTGTTACAACGCGCTTGGGACTTATGTCTGTATATGTCTATATGGCTTTACGGGAGACGGTAAGACGTGTCAAGATATTGATGAATGCCTTGGCATTTCCGCTTGTTCTGATCACATGGTCTGTGCTAACTCACCAGGCTCCTACCATTGTTCTTGTGACAAAGGATATAAAACCCAAGGCAACACCTGTGTAGATATCAATGAATGCCTAAACAAAACTCTCTTTTGTGACACCACTGCCATCTGTGTAAATCTACCTGGATCTTATTATTGTACATGTCCTCCGGGGTATAATCAGAAAGACAGCTCATGCATTGACGTAGATGAATGTTCAACGGTTGGAAGCTATTGTGCCAAGCAAGCTGTATGTGTGAACTCACCAGGATCATACTTCTGTAGCTGTGTTGAAGGATTTTTGTCAAGTGGAGATATCTGTTCAGACATTAACGAGTGTATGGTAGGAAATGAAGGTTGTCACTCTCATGCCATCTGCAGAAATACAATAGGAAGTTTCTCCTGCGAATGCAAGCCTGGATTTCATGGTGATGGACATCAATGTGACGATATTGACGAATGCGCCACTGCTAACATCTGCCAGGAAAATTCAGATTGTGTCAACCTACTGGGGTCCTACGAATGCAGAAGTAATCGTAGCCAGAGTTCTCTCCTAAATTCGGGCTCTGGTGTGTGCTTTTACTCTTATATATATAAGTCACTTTTGATCACAAACCAGATTTCTAGGTACTTATATATTGCCTAA